Proteins co-encoded in one Aerosakkonema funiforme FACHB-1375 genomic window:
- a CDS encoding sensor histidine kinase, whose amino-acid sequence MQDTTQKLNSRRQQKTSIAKSVGSRLFLSVLGGSLVGLGCASYLFYQELVKQARAELTASLEVNAQNLEGSFNSFENSTKLVAASATTLYEAGERREQVYVNLIGRSLKTIPLGTGLGFGQPPQKRLIIPQRKYAYPFAIRENDGKVIAKGGESSPDDYKASYFIEPIKAGKPIWLEPISYLETTVEPPQQTVSTSYSLPFYNNKKELLGVLAQDLELGFLSVKLSHPVMRDKGYFALVSSKGNLIAYPPNPELALELKPFPEINNYSQLWQRIQKNIQTGKKNSGIISWQDAGGKREYWAYRRIANNNWILLASVPQWVIVGPLLQFTVGGTLLAALGASIVLAIVVFLFVKRLNQRLQPIMDECNLLAEASPKSEELMSREDEIGQLTISFYNLLGQVTVNEKRLRKEMEKSAKAYQALKQAQAQLIQTEKMSGLGQLVAGIAHEINNPINFIYGNLPHASTYTQDLIRLIKLYQQKYPHSDPELLELTEEIELDFLIADLQKMLASMSIGANRIREIVLSLRNFSRFDEAEMKDVNIHEGIDSTLLILQNRFKATPTHSGIEVVKDYGNLPLVECYAGQLNQVFMNIISNAIDALEKARCKAAEEEESFTPTITIRTELKNPDSGANQPRVVITIKDNGCGIPPENQSKLFDPFFTTKPVGKGTGLGLSICYQIVVERHKGELSYVSEVGTGTEFFIEIPVYQTKPISKIF is encoded by the coding sequence ATGCAGGACACTACCCAAAAATTAAACTCTCGTCGCCAGCAAAAAACTTCGATCGCCAAATCGGTTGGCTCGCGTTTATTTCTTTCAGTTTTGGGCGGTTCTTTAGTGGGATTGGGATGTGCTTCTTATTTATTCTACCAAGAACTTGTGAAACAGGCACGAGCGGAATTGACGGCAAGCCTAGAGGTAAATGCTCAAAACTTAGAAGGCAGTTTCAATAGCTTTGAAAACTCAACCAAACTGGTTGCAGCATCTGCAACCACACTCTACGAGGCTGGAGAACGACGCGAACAAGTTTATGTTAATTTAATCGGTCGTTCTTTGAAAACTATCCCTTTAGGAACTGGACTGGGTTTCGGTCAGCCACCACAAAAGCGTTTAATTATTCCACAGCGAAAGTATGCTTACCCTTTTGCGATTAGAGAAAATGATGGGAAGGTAATTGCTAAGGGGGGAGAATCTAGTCCAGATGATTACAAAGCAAGTTATTTTATCGAACCGATTAAAGCAGGTAAGCCTATTTGGTTGGAGCCAATTTCTTATTTAGAAACAACTGTGGAACCTCCACAACAAACAGTCAGTACAAGTTATTCACTACCTTTTTACAACAATAAAAAAGAGTTACTGGGGGTACTGGCTCAAGATTTAGAGTTAGGTTTTCTCAGCGTGAAATTATCACACCCAGTAATGAGGGATAAAGGATATTTTGCGCTGGTGAGTTCCAAAGGCAATTTGATCGCTTATCCACCGAACCCCGAATTAGCACTTGAATTGAAACCTTTTCCAGAAATTAATAATTATTCCCAACTTTGGCAACGGATTCAAAAAAATATCCAAACTGGTAAGAAAAACAGCGGTATTATATCTTGGCAAGATGCGGGCGGGAAAAGAGAATATTGGGCTTATAGGAGAATCGCTAATAATAATTGGATATTGCTGGCGTCGGTGCCTCAGTGGGTTATTGTTGGCCCATTGTTGCAATTTACAGTAGGGGGAACTCTCTTGGCAGCGCTTGGTGCATCTATTGTGCTGGCTATAGTAGTTTTTCTATTTGTCAAACGCTTAAATCAACGTCTACAGCCTATTATGGATGAATGTAATTTATTGGCTGAAGCTAGTCCTAAAAGCGAAGAATTGATGAGCCGAGAAGATGAAATTGGGCAATTGACTATATCGTTTTATAATTTGCTGGGGCAGGTGACTGTAAATGAGAAGCGGTTACGGAAAGAGATGGAGAAATCAGCGAAAGCTTACCAAGCTTTAAAGCAAGCTCAAGCTCAACTTATACAAACTGAAAAAATGTCTGGTTTGGGTCAGCTTGTAGCTGGTATTGCTCATGAAATTAATAACCCGATTAATTTTATTTACGGAAATCTTCCTCATGCCAGTACCTATACGCAAGATTTAATTAGACTGATTAAACTTTATCAGCAAAAGTATCCCCATTCCGATCCGGAATTGTTAGAACTTACAGAAGAAATTGAACTAGATTTTTTGATTGCGGATTTGCAAAAGATGCTGGCTTCCATGAGTATAGGTGCTAATCGAATTCGCGAAATTGTGCTGTCGTTACGCAACTTTTCGCGGTTTGATGAAGCGGAAATGAAAGATGTCAATATTCACGAAGGAATTGACAGCACTTTGCTTATTCTGCAAAATCGATTCAAAGCTACGCCGACGCATTCGGGGATTGAAGTAGTTAAAGATTACGGTAATCTGCCGCTGGTGGAGTGTTATGCGGGACAGCTAAATCAGGTATTTATGAATATTATTAGTAATGCGATCGATGCTTTGGAAAAAGCTCGATGTAAGGCGGCAGAAGAAGAAGAAAGCTTTACGCCTACGATTACTATTCGCACTGAGTTAAAAAATCCGGATTCAGGCGCTAATCAGCCTCGTGTTGTAATTACAATTAAAGACAATGGGTGCGGTATTCCTCCAGAAAACCAAAGCAAATTATTCGATCCGTTCTTCACGACAAAACCTGTGGGAAAGGGTACCGGTTTGGGGCTATCTATTTGCTACCAAATTGTGGTAGAAAGGCACAAGGGAGAGTTGAGTTACGTTTCGGAAGTTGGCACAGGAACGGAATTTTTTATTGAAATTCCAGTTTATCAAACGAAACCGATAAGCAAGATTTTTTAA
- a CDS encoding SET domain-containing protein, which yields MIHPHTELRYINKIIGYGVFATKLIPKGTITWVLDELDQRFSPSYILSLNPILREKLLKYCYRDNEGTYILCWDIGKFVNHSFNSSCIGTAYKFELAVRDIHPGEELTDDYGYLNLDKPFYCFPEKGSPRTKVMPDDILQYYPEWDKKAVEAMNYFNQVQQPLKGLINHKYLDKVNAVAEGKEEMDSILNVYYERSKKLKFVS from the coding sequence ACAGAACTCCGTTATATAAACAAAATTATAGGCTACGGCGTGTTTGCCACTAAACTCATTCCCAAAGGTACTATTACTTGGGTTTTAGATGAATTAGATCAAAGGTTTTCTCCATCTTACATATTATCGCTCAACCCGATTCTGCGAGAAAAACTGCTCAAGTATTGTTATCGGGATAATGAAGGTACATATATATTGTGCTGGGATATCGGCAAATTTGTAAATCATAGCTTTAATTCCAGTTGTATCGGTACGGCATACAAATTTGAATTGGCTGTCAGGGATATCCATCCGGGCGAGGAATTGACAGATGACTACGGTTATTTGAATTTAGACAAACCTTTTTATTGTTTTCCCGAAAAAGGTAGTCCAAGAACAAAGGTAATGCCTGATGATATTTTGCAATATTATCCAGAGTGGGATAAAAAAGCAGTAGAAGCCATGAATTACTTTAACCAAGTTCAACAGCCGTTAAAAGGTTTAATCAATCATAAATATCTCGATAAAGTTAATGCAGTTGCTGAAGGAAAAGAGGAAATGGACTCAATCCTTAACGTTTATTACGAGCGCTCTAAAAAGTTAAAGTTTGTTAGCTAG